Below is a window of Populus trichocarpa isolate Nisqually-1 chromosome 3, P.trichocarpa_v4.1, whole genome shotgun sequence DNA.
GAGGTTCTACGGATTCGGAAGGTCTACAATATATAGTTGGGTGTCAAGATCAAGAATGAGAGACAGGGAATGGGACCTGGAATGTTGATCCAAAGTCACCAAGATGCAAAATATGAGAGGAGGTTCTACGGATTCGGAAGGTCTACAGTATATAGTTGGGAGATTGGTTCTGGGCATTAAAttcgttttttttatgatcttcaCAGATTGAAGACTACAGTTTCTCTCACTCTGCAATTTACTGCTAAACAATTTTGAACTTAAATCACcactaaaaacatttaaatatacTTGCATGCATGAATGACATCATGCAAGTTCAACTTTTGGAATACAATGCACGCATGATATTAGTTTTAAGCGAAAAAAACAATGGATGGTACCTTTCAAGCTTGTCATCCTGTCAAGATTTTGCATAAAACTTCAATCTGCTTAACCGACATCTTAGAACGATGTTTCAATTCAACGATGCCATCCTCGGATGGAATCCTATCATCCGAATTGGCATTTGGAGAAAACATAACACATTGTGCAATTTCTAGCTGGTTAGATCCCGCCTGTAAGAGAGATCATAGCATTATCCATAagtacaagaaattaaaagaagttgGAACTAAATTCAATAATATACATATATCCTAACATAGATGGTAATAAACAATGAGTTTTGTCTAAATTCTCACTGACCAGTAAGTTCATcttttgagattttgttttatttcgtTTTCctttatagttattaaaataccctttaaataagaaattatccCTTTATAATTggtcaactctttttttttaagaaaactcatTAGATTTGGCTCAGTTCTCCATCTCCTGCCTTTTTTTAAGCAGATTCTTTGACTCTTTTTGTACATTTTTCCTCactgttaaaaacaaattaacttgagaaaattaacatataactaaaaaattgaTGGGAATTTCCTGTTGAATAGCTCTTATACCAATGGTTTAAAACACTAAACACTAAGTATTTAACCTTTCAggcttttcttattttcttcccAGCTTTGATATCAATTGCTGAAAACTCTAATaccaattattaaaaacattatgcacACAAATATTTAATCTCCCAATCTTTTATTAATTGGTTTAACACTTTTTAAATTCTGAATACATAGACCGATTACAGCATTTAGCTatcataatctaataaaaattataatagactAGTTCAACAAGGATTATAGACACAAATtctttttgatcattttttatcaaaaattctTACTTAGACTAAAATTTCAACTAATATCTAACATATTCATCATGCATGCTTTgacaatttgttttatatatatttttatcgtAGCTCAAGAACTCTATGTGCTTCAATTTAGCATAAcgccctaaaaaataaatttaaaatgctgTAATGTTACAATTATAacaatgaaagtaaaaaaaaacccaataaaaatcgTTCATAAATCCTCAATTAACTAAATATCGCAAATCAATTACAAATCTTACAACATGATCATACAAGGAATTATCGGAAGTGATTTATTATGATTAATATAAAGGATTAAATACTTGGTCATGATATTAGTCAAATGACCTTTTTTACAAGGTAATCATCCCACTTTCATCGAATTTGTAAAGAATTAATATTCCAAATCAATGACAGTACAACACCAATGTGAAAAGGCTCTTCTACATTATCAACACAAGCTTTTTTTCTAGCTTCTTAAGAGAAGCACGGAATGGGAGAGTGTTTTCACATGATAAATCATGGTTATTGAATTCAAATAAATGATTTATAatcctaaaaatatttaacttgtcAATCTCAATATGTTTGGAAAACAACCGACTTTCTATTATGtatcaaaaaaccatctcaatctaaagacttaaattattaggtgaggtttcaagatatgatttatattgttttctaatACACCTCCTCAAATGAAAGCCTTTTGGGCTTAAAACTTACACaaactcacattaccttgtgtttaatttttatcaaatagaataggggtggtgagattcgaactcatgactaCTTGGTAAACAAGGTtctaataccatgttaaagaatcatttCAATCTAAAGGATTAAGCTATTACATAAAGtcccaaaatatgatttatgttattttctaacACTATGCACCAACGAAAATCCTTCCACTGTACAAAAATAGTCCATTATATCTTCAAAACCAGTAAGCATCTTAATTATAACTAGATTACGAGGAAGATAAAGCAAGTGCTAAAGCACATTTTCACCACAATTAAACTTCATCTTTCTAAAATTCCATTTACTCGACATATTCTAAAGCACATTGTTCTCTATTTAACAAAACAAGTAGAGAAATTAAAAGGAAGACGGAGAGAAACTCACCATGAGGTATTGGACTAATAGCTCTTGCAACAACGCACCTACACAGTTTTCATGTGCAGTGATTATTTTGTTCTGCGAATCACAGAAGTCAGCTTCCTGCTGTTTGATCTCAAGCTGCTTTCGTTGCAGCATCTGAAGAATGGAACCATTTTCCTCCTCGTTCTCCTCAATTTCCTCACCAATAGCACGTAAGGAATGCTGAATCATCTTCGTTTTCTGTCAAATCAAAGACAGTATCATGAAAACaaggagagggaaaaaaaaggagaaaaaatgagGTGCTTTTGCTCCTCAATCAAGAGCTTTGATTAATATGAACATTTGTTGTTTACCTTTGCATATTTCGTAcactctctgttttttctctttttcactTTCTGATCTGGAAAACGATTTGAGTaagaaacagaaaagaagaacaaagacacacaaataataataacagtaacaataataatagataGATGCATGAGAGGAACTTGAACGAACAGAGCATCAAGACAATATATGAGGAACTTGAATGCCATGGACTTCAATAGCTACCATAAAAAAGCCAAAGGGAAACAAAACTAATCTCAACGCATAAAAGAGTGACGGGATTGAATCCCTTGAAAATTAACtagaatattaataaaaataaataaacaaataaatagcgTAAGACATTAAGCATAATAATGCAATTATCCACCTCTCAACCAATAGGCTTTCAGGTGGACTAATTATACCAACCTCCCATCAAGGAGAAGCCTGGGGGTTCAAATCCCTTCAAGGGATTCAACCTCTATTTGCCCATAAAGAAGGAGGCCAAGTTAATTCTTCAATCTTACAATAGTGATCAGCTTAATCCATGTTGTAATTGTACAGACCCAACATCCTTTTTTTGTCAGCCAACTACTAATTAACTTGTATTTCTatggaaagagaaagaagaattgAATGATGTTTTACTACGTTAATCGTATTTCCATATTTGACCAATCGCCAAGTTTTATCTTCACATCAAACTCTTCAATTGTGATAAAAATTTAGGACCTTTTcccggaaaaaaaaagagagagaaagaaaaagaagaatctaATTATGACAAACCCTTCGATCCTCtttgcaataaaaatatcactttGCTACGAAGAGACAGGTAAGAACTAGGGCATAAAGTTGGGAATAATCTCAATAAACCAGACGTAGTTTGAAATTGCAGGCTGAAGTTGAGCTTGAAATATCTCAGATCTGGACTGAACAAGAAACAACATATAccaaccggaaaaaaaaatgaagaaaattagcAACAATATTAATCTTCAATATACTTACTATTAGCATCCTTCAAGTTCGCAGACAAAGTTGTACGGTCCATCGACGATCAGTTGATTAAGAAACAGGGAGATTTGTAGCAGTAAAGAACAAGTCTTGTGAAAGAAATATCATTTTCGAGAATCTGAAAATTTTTATAAAGGTACTGATGTCTGCAAATCGCGCGAAACCTTCGTTATCCTGCGCGATTGCTAGGGAGCGAAAGGAGCCAGATAGATACTTCTGTAGTCAAGTTTCCCTTTTTGGCTTTACCGTTGAACACGACCACTATACGTCTTGTTTCGGCTTTTGACTGTTGAGGATCGAAGTAAGTCCCTACTCATCGTTAAGTTAATAATTTGTACGGAGAAAGATGTCACCGGTTGCCATTGAGTTTGTAACTgcgtttcatcaaattttgaaattttttttttgttaaaattgagtgcggtttatactttttggatcgttttaatgtgctgatgtcaaaaatgatttttaaaaaatgaaaaaacatcattgacatgtatttcggcacgaaaagctatttgaaaaatacccacaaccacactgtcaaataCGCTTTATAAGTCGAAATTGcacttttcaaaaatatgtgatGATACAGGACTTTCAggagaaaatgtgttttttttaaaaaaaaattatgatgtttttattttttctatttataggtcgagatttgatttgaattgaataaataattgagtttttttattttaaaatagaatttagGTGAATTTTAATATCGTGAAGCCATCCATATCCGAGTCTGGTATATTTTTTCCAATCTCTTTCTCTTAGCTTTTAGCTATTGCTGGACTCTATCTGCTTTTATTGGTCCACGTTGCAACTCTAGTCAATTAATCAGACCAGGCGCTGATAAAATGATAGCGTCACTTCGttaaagattattattatagcaCACTTGAATGGACATGATAACATGGCTGCAAAGTAACACTCTTATGCCCTTTTAGGGCATTTACTTGATAAAGCCACGACCCACCATAGATTTTGGTTGACAAAAAAATCTCTCCCAGAcgacttcttctttttcttcttctattgagaatatttattttcgtgtttttttatgaaaaaatctagaagcttttttatatatatttttacaaattattttgatatactaatattaaaaatatttttttaaaaaataaaaatattttaatatatttttaaataaaaaacactttaaaatataattactacTACAATATCTAAATATCAAAAGACACGGGCCTGGATTTCTTTCTGGAATATTGTAAACAATTTGGCCCCCACTTTTCATTGCGTGTGTAGAATAATTAGAGTTTGTTTGACTCCTTGAGTTTGTTTACtactttgctttgctttgctttaaAGAATAACattaaagatatatttgattaaaattttaaaaaatagaataaatgtgatttttatgataaaagagtattttaaaaaacaatttaaaagtatattagtttttcatttcaaaagcCAGAAAGTGATGCTTATAGATgagtgtttaattattttacta
It encodes the following:
- the LOC18097083 gene encoding uncharacterized protein LOC18097083 isoform X5, with translation MDRTTLSANLKDANNQKVKKRKNRECTKYAKKTKMIQHSLRAIGEEIEENEEENGSILQMLQRKQLEIKQQEADFCDSQNKIITAHENCVGALLQELLVQYLMAGSNQLEIAQCVMFSPNANSDDRIPSEDGIVELKHRSKMSVKQIEVLCKILTG
- the LOC18097083 gene encoding uncharacterized protein LOC18097083 isoform X6, yielding MIMPKTPCSLKPYDQKVKKRKNRECTKYAKKTKMIQHSLRAIGEEIEENEEENGSILQMLQRKQLEIKQQEADFCDSQNKIITAHENCVGALLQELLVQYLMAGSNQLEIAQCVMFSPNANSDDRIPSEDGIVELKHRSKMSVKQIEVLCKILTG